The genomic stretch AATCGACCTCGGCGCTGGTGCTCGTCCTGGCGTACATGACGTGGGTGAAGTCCGCGTAGTGCTCGGGATCGCCGGCCGCGACCTGCCGCAGCAGGGCGGCACCGAGCTGCTGCTCGGAGATCTTCGAGGTGTCGGGCTCGGGCAGGTGATCGGCTCGCAGGTGGGCCATGCGGGCGAGCAGCGGGTCGGTGAAATAGACCTTGGCGCGGGCGCTGAGGTTCGGCATCCAGTGATCGCCGAGCTGGTGGCAGGGCCACGCGAGGTAGGACTCGATCAGATTCTGGATCCTGCGCTCGGCGGTGTGGTGGCTGCCGACGCCGATCTCGGTGGCGACCGCGGACACGTTGACCGGACTGGTCAGGTCCTTCGAGAGCTTCAGCATCAGGTGGAGGCTCTGGGTGGAGGTGAAGTTGGCGCTGGCGAGCGCGTCGCCGTGGATCACATCCCAGAGGCCGTTGGCGAACACCTGACTGACCTCGCCGCCGTGCACGTAGTCGCTGACCGCGCGTGGGAAGCCGCCGACGCGACAGTAGACCTCCCACAATGTGACCAGGTCATCCAGCCACGGCTGCAACTCGTAGGCCGCCTCCTCTGCTTCGCGGCCGAGGAAGTCGGCCGGCCTGATCGGCGGCGGGTCGGGCAGGCCCGAGAGGCCGGTCGCGGCAACAAACGACCGGAACGACATCGGCATCAGTAGCCGGTCCGAATCCGCAGCGCGCCCACGTCGATGCGCGAGCTCCTTCCGCGCCTCCTCCAGATCGCGGGCCGAGGAGCCGGTCAGGACCACGCAGTCCTCCCCGAGTCCGGTGTTGTCGCGCAACCACTTGATCGCCGTGAACCACTCCGGCACCGCCGTGACCTCGTCCAGGAACCAGTAGCGGGGCTCGGCGACCTGACGGGTGAGCTGGTCGCGGCCGACGCGGACGAGCCGGCGCAGATCAGCCGCAGTCAGACCATCGCAGGCGAAGTGCAGGATCCGCCGGCTGTCGACTCCGGCGCTGAGCAGGCGCACGACCGCACGCTTGATCTCAACGCTCTTGCCGACACGGCGTGGTCCCCGCAACACGTACAGACCATCGGGGACGATGTCGTGCAGCGGATCCGGCTCGTACTGGAGGGGCGCGTCGCGAAGGCGCCGCAGGTCCGGATCGTCAAGCTCCCAGCCCTGCGGAGTACGCCACCAGCGGTTGCCGGCGGTCATCATGCGGCTTAGTTCGGCCTCGTTCACTCGGGAAAGTATACTTTTTCGGCTCCCAGCGGCCAAAAAAGTATCGTTTTCTGGCTGTTCGCGGCCGACAATCCTCGTTTTGGGCCGTAACGGCCGAAAAACTATAGTTTTCTGGTCGGCCACTGCCGATAATGAATACTTTTCCCTGTGGCGTCGCTTTCGTGCTCGTCGGGGGCGGACGCTCGCCGCTCGGAACGGCGAGCTCCCGCGCTCGGACCCGCGCAAAAGTGGCGCGTTAGCCCTAGGAGACGGGGCTGCTCTGTCTGGTGAGAGGACCGGAACGGCCGGTCCGGACGCTAGAAGGAGTGCTTGATGAAGACGAAGTGGAGCGCCGACTGGGACGAGCGTGTCGCTCGCCGCCGCTGGGAGCAGTCCAGTGACCCTTACCTGAACGACCGCCAAGACGACCGGGTGCCCTATCGCACGCCGGCGTTCGAGCCGCACGACGCCGCCACGAAGGTGCTGATCCGGGAGTACACGGACATGGCGCGGCTGCCGTACGGCGAGCTGATCGTGGAGCTGCTCGACGAGTGGCGCTGGCTCGACGCGATGGCGCCGCCGGAGCAGAAGCAGCGCTTCCTTGAGCCGCTGATCGCGGCCATCCGCAAGGACCCGCACAGCCACACCGCGAAGCTCGTGTTCCTGCTGATCGTCTGCGAGCCGGTGCGCCGCAGCGTCAGCCGCGCCTTCGTCAACGCACGCGGCAGCCTCGACCGGCCGCCCGCTCCCGCGGCGACCTGGCACCGCCGCTCCGAAGCGCGCATGCTGCGCGAGATCGAGCAGCAGGCGCTGTTCGACGTCACCCGCGCCGCGACGCTTGAGGCGCTGTACCGCTACCCCGTCCCGGCCCCACGCGCTTTCTTCCCCTGGCTGCGCGAGGCGATCGCGCACCGCACGCTCAACCATCTACACGGCGAGCTGCCCGAGATCGAGACGACCGCCGGCACGGCAGCCGAGGCCGTCGCGCTGCAGAACTACCTGGCCGGCTTCGAGAACGCGGCCGCGCCCGCGATGCGAGAAGAAGGCGGCTTCAAGGCCTGGCGAGCGCGCGTCGGGCTGCGCAGCGTGTTCGAGATCAGCGACAGCTACTACGAGAACAGCATGATCCGAACGATCTGCCAGGACGCGATCGGGCGGCTGCCGCGCCGCCAGCGCGAGTTCGTCGAGAGCTACTTCTACGCCGAGCTCCCCGTCGAGCAGATCGCCGCGCAGCGGGGCGTCAGCACCAGCACGATCTACAACACCAAGACCCAGGCGCAGGACAACCTGCGCGAGGACGACTACTTCTTCTTCGCGCTCCACAACCTCGGCCTCGTGCGCGATCGTGCACGCGCCGCCGAGATCGAGCGGCGCTATCCGGACGGGCGCCTCCTCGACGGCCGGCGGATCGTCGCGATCAGCGACGCCGCGTAGGAGGGGCTGTGGACCTCGGCACCGCCGCCGTGCTGATCGGCATCCTCAACGGCGTCGCCTCGCTCGCGCTCGCGCTCGGCAAGCTCGCCGACCGCTACCGCCAAAGGCGCTAGGCCTCGGATGGAACTCTGGGATCCCGCGACGATCGCCCAGATCACGGCCGCCCGCAAGCAGGCCCGGGCGCTCGGCGAGCTCACGCGCCGCTTCCTGCCGGCGACGGTCGAGAGTGGTAACCGCCACGGTGACTGGCCCGTCACCGGCTACGCGATGATCGCCCGCGCGAGCGGCACGCTCGAATCCGTGATGTCGCTCTTCCCGCGGCGCCGGAACGCCGACGCCGCGGTGCTCGCCCGCGCGCTTTACGAGGAGGTCGTCACCTTCGCCTGGGTCGCAATCGACCCCGAGGAAAACGCCCGCGCGTGGGTGCGCTGGGACCGCCGCCAGAGGCTGAAGGCGGACAACGACGTGCGCTCGGTCGGCGCAGAGCCGCTGTTGTACGAAGACACGCGCGAGGACTTCAAGCGCCAGCTCGCCGCCGGCGACGCGATGCCGGACAGCCTCGCGCGCCGCGCAGAGCACGCCGATCAGCACTGGGCCCAGCAGCTCGACGCGATCGAGCCCGACCCGGCCAGCCCCCGGAGCTTCCGTGGCATGTACCGCTACGTCTACCGCGCGCAATCACAGTTCGCGCATGCAGCCCCGCACTCGATCGAGTCGTTCGTGCACAACAGCCCACAGCCGGGCCACCAGGACGTGATCCTGAGCGAGGGCGATCCCAGCACGCCGATGGCGTTCACGCTCTCTCCGGCGCTTTACGCGCTCGCGCTTCAAGTCGCCGAACCAACACTTTCACTCGACGGCATCACGCCCGCGCTCGAAACGATCTTCACCCGCTACCCGCACGAGCAGGGCTGAGCACACGGCACCAGCGCGACGGGTGAGGTCGCGAGCCGGCTCCACATCGCTTTCTGGCGCACGTTGCCGGATGCGAGGGCGCATGGGAGGGTGGCTGCGTGACCGGCAGAGACACCCCGCGGCGTCGCGAGGCAGGCGTGCCCCCGCCGCCGCCGCCGCCGACAGGGCTGCGGTTGCTGCACTTCCCAGTGCCGCTGGCGCGCGAGCTGCGTTCCGCCGCCGGGCGCTACCACCGGTCGCTGTGGTGGCGGGCACGACGCTGGCGCTCGTTCGGACTGTCCACCGTGCGACGGGCATGGGCTCGGACCGATCCGCACCACATCAGGCGCACGGCCGCGGCGTTCACGCCGCTGGTCGCCCGATCGGCGACACTGCCGCCGCCTCCGCCCGGGACGGCCGTGACGCTGAGGGGCGAGCTGGGTCCCGCGCTCCTGGTCTGGAGCGCTCTCCAGCTCGACGGGCGCGATCTCGACTATGCGCTGATCGCTGCGCTGAACATCAAGCCGCGCACCGAGCCGTTCGTCGCCGAGATCACGGTGCGGGTCGCGCCTGGTCGCATGAGTCGCAGCCAGCGCGCCGTCGAGCTTGCCGACCAGGTCGTAGCTGCCCCAGCCGCGAGGCGCGAGCTCGAACGGTTGTGCCGCCAGGCAGGTGTCCCTGCCGAGATCCTGCTCGAAGAGGCAGCGGCCCGGGCGCGTGCCAAAACGAGCGAGGACGTCTGAGACAGCCGCATCCCGGTCGCGTCCTACGGTCGAGGCGTGAGTTCGCGACGATGGGTCCCGGTCCAGCTTCCGCGCCAGACCTGGGAGGAGCTTCGTGATCTGGTGATCAAGCCGGCGGAGCGAGAAGCGCTCCGTGCGGGATCCGATTACGCCGAGCTGAACTGGCTGCGCGACGCGTGGAGGGTGGTGGAGTTCGACGGCGACCTGGTGACGATCAGGCTTGACCGTGAGCTGCTGGACGTGTTGGCGCGCGAGGTTCGCGCGCGAGCCCTCCGCAGGTTGCTCGACACCGTTCGCGAACTGGAGGCGCAGCTCTAGCCAGGGATCACCTCGCGCCGGCCGCTTTCCATACAGCGCTTCTTCTAAAGCGGTAGCCGCACCGTGCGCGAGCACTGACTGCTCCGTCTCGCGCGATACGGAATTGGTGGTCCGACGGGCCGTGCAGGGTCAGCGCTCGCCGTCCCAGCGAGCCATCGCGTCATCAAGGGTGGGGATCCAGCCGGTGATGAGCGCGGGTACGCGGTCATCGACGAGAGCGTCGGTGAGGATGGCGACCATGGTGCGGCCCATCGGCGCCGAAATCGCGCCTTTGGTGTCGAGCGCCACCTGCGCGGCTCGGTCGCACCAGCGGATGTCGTGGAGGTAGTTGGGCGTGTAGGCGCCGGAGGCGCCTGCGGCGTCGCTGTCAGGGTGCTCGATGCCGCGGTCGTCGACGTTGAGCAGCCGAGGGGCCACGCGGGCAATGGCTGCGGCGGCCTGGGCCGGGACTGGCGACAGAACGGTGAAGCACCCCGCCCCCGGCCCATCAAAGTCTGCGTCGCTGTCGAGGGGTACTGGGCCCAGGACGTCTTGAGCGACGGTAACCAGGTCGGCTGGGTCGGCGTCGCGGTGCCGGCTTGCTATGTCCTGCAGCAACGCCCAGGCTTGCTCGTGATCGTCGGCGGCGGCGGCGTCGCGGACGATCGCGAGCGCGCCGGCTAGAGAACCGGCATCAACGGTTCGTTGGTAGCGAGCTTGGCGCTCGGCGGCGGCGGCGAGGATGGTGCGTTCGGCCTCTGCGGCGATCTCGGCAATCGCGTCGGTGCCACGCTGGTTGGTGTCGTTAGTCGCATCGCCACCGTTGAAGGGTGTCTCGGGCGATCGTGATCTGGACGTTGTGTCCGTGCCTGCCGTGGACATCGAAACATCAGTCCGGTCGTCAGGCTCGACCGCGGGGACTTCGAGCATGAGGAGGACCAGGGCGCTGTCGCGCGCGAGGGCCGTGCGGACGGCGGGGTCGCCGTCGCTGGGGCCGAGCAGAATGAGGATGTGGTCGAGGAGAGCCATCCTCGCCCGCTGGCCCAGCGCGTCGGACAGCAGGGCCGCGACTTTCGACGCCTGCAGCGTCGCCCGGTCGCCAGGCGGATTAGTGGCGACGAAGCCCAGCATTGTCTTGCGGACCGATTCCTCGCCGGGGCCGTAGATCCCCGTTAGGTCGTGGACGGCGAACGCGTGAGCGCTGATGTGCGCGCTCGAATGCGGGACGGCGGTCGCGATCTGCGCGTCGAGGGTCCTTGCGCGGGCTTCGTGCACTGCGGGCGGACGGGGACGGCCCGCTGCGTTGAGTTCGGCGAGGAAG from Thermoleophilaceae bacterium encodes the following:
- a CDS encoding AAA family ATPase produces the protein MNEAELSRMMTAGNRWWRTPQGWELDDPDLRRLRDAPLQYEPDPLHDIVPDGLYVLRGPRRVGKSVEIKRAVVRLLSAGVDSRRILHFACDGLTAADLRRLVRVGRDQLTRQVAEPRYWFLDEVTAVPEWFTAIKWLRDNTGLGEDCVVLTGSSARDLEEARKELAHRRGRAADSDRLLMPMSFRSFVAATGLSGLPDPPPIRPADFLGREAEEAAYELQPWLDDLVTLWEVYCRVGGFPRAVSDYVHGGEVSQVFANGLWDVIHGDALASANFTSTQSLHLMLKLSKDLTSPVNVSAVATEIGVGSHHTAERRIQNLIESYLAWPCHQLGDHWMPNLSARAKVYFTDPLLARMAHLRADHLPEPDTSKISEQQLGAALLRQVAAGDPEHYADFTHVMYARTSTSAEVDFCGRSLSPVAFEGKYSDTKLARESQTMRTMFNGGVLATRAVVQEVNGARALPAAFVAYLLAR
- a CDS encoding DUF5677 domain-containing protein is translated as MELWDPATIAQITAARKQARALGELTRRFLPATVESGNRHGDWPVTGYAMIARASGTLESVMSLFPRRRNADAAVLARALYEEVVTFAWVAIDPEENARAWVRWDRRQRLKADNDVRSVGAEPLLYEDTREDFKRQLAAGDAMPDSLARRAEHADQHWAQQLDAIEPDPASPRSFRGMYRYVYRAQSQFAHAAPHSIESFVHNSPQPGHQDVILSEGDPSTPMAFTLSPALYALALQVAEPTLSLDGITPALETIFTRYPHEQG
- a CDS encoding sigma factor-like helix-turn-helix DNA-binding protein, coding for MKTKWSADWDERVARRRWEQSSDPYLNDRQDDRVPYRTPAFEPHDAATKVLIREYTDMARLPYGELIVELLDEWRWLDAMAPPEQKQRFLEPLIAAIRKDPHSHTAKLVFLLIVCEPVRRSVSRAFVNARGSLDRPPAPAATWHRRSEARMLREIEQQALFDVTRAATLEALYRYPVPAPRAFFPWLREAIAHRTLNHLHGELPEIETTAGTAAEAVALQNYLAGFENAAAPAMREEGGFKAWRARVGLRSVFEISDSYYENSMIRTICQDAIGRLPRRQREFVESYFYAELPVEQIAAQRGVSTSTIYNTKTQAQDNLREDDYFFFALHNLGLVRDRARAAEIERRYPDGRLLDGRRIVAISDAA